Genomic DNA from Ruminococcus sp. OA3:
GTAAAGTGAATTCGTACCTTCAAAAAATCCGTTTAAGGCATGTGCTGCTTCAATTACATCGTCGAGTGACTGAAAACTGAACAGGCGAACCAGATTTACTGCAGGTTCGGAAGCGGGAGCTGTCTCTTCCTTTGTCTCTTTTTTTGCGGCTCGTCCTTTTAACTTCGCCTCACAAAGTTTTTGGAAAATGTCAATGATGTCATCAGCACCTGATACCTGAGGCGTCTCTGAAACATCCAGAGAAATCTCAGATGTTGGTGTGAATTTGGAAAAGCGTGTATCCAGCTCTTCGGGATCTTCGACTTTCGTTATAATCAGGACAATGCTGTCCGGAGTAACCGGAATTGCCTCAATCATAAGAGGAATATTATCTGCTTCAAATCCAAGCTCATTCTGAGCTTTCAGCATCATATCTCGAAATAGATTCTTGGCTTTATCGGTACCGTAAGCCAATTCACTAAGTTTAATTTCACGGTTGGCTAAATCATCACTGGTAAGCGTACAACGTATCTGGTTGTCGTTGATCTTTTCAATCTTCATACTATCACATCCTATCCATTCATGATGAATCCTATATCAAGGAAGGAAAACCCTGCATTGATATATTCTGCTCCTACTATATTATATACCACCCTATTAGAATATGTAAAGTGCTTAAGAAAACTTTCAGATTCTACATTAAAATTTATATAATACCAAATCAGGCAGAGAATACCTTATAAGGAAACCGATGGTTGTACAAAAACATGAAAGGAAAATGGCAGTTACGAGTTTATATTATTCAATATACTCGTTATTTATGACTAAAAATATCTATTTGTAAATAATTTATACAAATTTAAGTAGATGTCTGGTCAGAAAGGATATTGAAACGACAAAAAACAGCATGCCGTGTCGTTACCTGTCGATTCTGTAAAAAATATTTCTTGCAATGTCCCCCGTTTTTAGTATAATGATAATTAAGAAAAGATGACATTACATCCCAATCTAAACAAACTCATATTTTATATCAATTAATTTCAAAGGCGTGTCGCCGTATTACCCAAATATACTATAACTTTATGAACATAAAAACCCCGTCAGCAGGCACCGTTATTTTTTTGATGTCATCTTTTCCAGAACCAGGGATTGGTTTGCAGATTAGCAGGAAAGGAGACGTGGCCGGCTTCAAATTAAAATAATATATCACGAAAAGAAGGAAGCGCCATACCATGGAAAATGGGAAAAAAAAAGAAAAAGAAAGATGAAACCCTGCTTAATGAGCTGAAAGCATATCAGGCCCAGGGAGTTTTGCTGATGCTGAACGGAAGACCCAGTACGCCAAAGGCAATTATGAAGGCGCACTGCATCGCTGAAGATGGGGCGTATATGCGCGATTATGTACAGAACGAAGAAGGGAGAGTGGAAACCTTACAATTTG
This window encodes:
- a CDS encoding adaptor protein MecA: MKIEKINDNQIRCTLTSDDLANREIKLSELAYGTDKAKNLFRDMMLKAQNELGFEADNIPLMIEAIPVTPDSIVLIITKVEDPEELDTRFSKFTPTSEISLDVSETPQVSGADDIIDIFQKLCEAKLKGRAAKKETKEETAPASEPAVNLVRLFSFQSLDDVIEAAHALNGFFEGTNSLYKNLQQKTYALVLHQSDRTPEEFNKICNMLSEYGIGKAFSAAGEAYLLEHGEAIIKNIALQQLVQL